In Zingiber officinale cultivar Zhangliang chromosome 11B, Zo_v1.1, whole genome shotgun sequence, a single window of DNA contains:
- the LOC122034878 gene encoding transmembrane 9 superfamily member 2-like, which yields MWKRAMHLAVAALLLLFGVSGVASDASDHCYKKGDHVPLYVNKVGPFHNPSETYRYFDLPFCTPEHVTEKKEALGEILNGDRLVDGPYKLDFRVDRESELLCKKKLTKENVAKFRSAVSKDYYFQMYYDDLPLWGFIGKVEHDGKELGELRYFLYQRFHFEVFYNSDRVIEISVQTDRNTLLDVTDDKEIEVEFLYSVKWKETTIPFEKRMERYSQASSLPHHLEIHWFSIINSSVTVLLLTGFLATILMRVLKNDFVKYAHDEESVEDEEETGWKYIHGDVFRFPKYKSLLAACLGSGTQLFTLTVFIFILALVGVFYPYNRGALFTALVIIYALTSGIAGYAATSFYCQLEGTNWVRNLLLTGSLFCGPLFLMFCFLNTVAIVYNATAALPFGTIVVIVLIWALVTSPLLVLGGIAGKNSKTEFQAPCRTTKYPREIPELAWYRQTVPQMIMAGFLPFSAIYIELYYIFASVWGHRIYTIYSILFVVFIILIIVTAFITVALTYFQLAAEDHEWWWRSFLCGGSTGLFVYGYCWYHYYARSYMSGFMQTSFFFGYMACICYGFFLMLGTVSFHAALLFIRHIYRSIKCE from the exons ATGTGGAAGAGAGCGATGCATCTGGCGGTGGCTGCTCTTCTATTGCTCTTTGGCGTATCTGGAGTCGCGTCGGACGCCTCCGATCATTGCTACAAGAAGGGCGACCACGTCCCCCTCTACGTCAACAAGGTTGGCCCTTTCCACAACCCCAG CGAGACGTATCGCTATTTCGATCTACCATTTTGCACCCCAG AGCATGTGACAGAGAAAAAAGAAGCACTTGGAGAAATTCTGAACGGGGATCGCCTAGTCGATGGTCCATACAAGCTTGATTTCCGTGTAGATCGTGAGTCTGAATTACTTTGCAAGAAGAAACTTACGAAAGAAAACGTGGCCAAGTTCAGGAGTGCAGTTTCTAAGGACTATTACTTTCAGATGTACTATGATGATCTTCCTCTTTGGGGATTCATTGGGAAGGTTGAACATGATGGCAAAGAACTTGGAGAACTCAGATACTTCCTCTACCAGCGGTTCCACTTCGAAGTCTTTTACAACAGTGACAGGGTGATTGAAATTTCTGTCCAAACTGATCGCAATACACTGTTGGATGTGACTGATGATAAGGAAATTGAAGTTGAATTTTTGTATTCTGTTAAGTGGAAGGAGACCACCATACCGTTTGAGAAGAGGATGGAGAGGTATTCACAGGCTTCTTCACTACCTCATCACCTAGAGATCCATTGGTTCTCCATTATAAACTCTTCTGTGACAGTTCTTCTCTTGACTGGATTTCTTGCCACGATTCTCATGCGGGTGCTGAAGAATGATTTTGTCAA GTATGCACATGATGAGGAGTCTGTCGAGGATGAAGAAGAAACTGGATGGAAGTATATTCATGGGGATGTCTTTAGGTTCCCAAAGTACAAGTCTTTACTGGCTGCTTGTCTTGGTTCTGGCACACAGTTATTTACTCT CACggttttcattttcattcttgCACTTGTTGGAGTTTTCTACCCCTATAATCGCGGGGCTCTTTTCACTGCCCTTGTGATCATTTATGCACTTACCTCTGGTATTGCTGGATATGCTGCTACTTCCTTTTATTGCCAGCTAGAAGGAACAAACTGG GTAAGGAATTTGTTATTGACAGGATCCCTTTTTTGTGGGCCTCTGTTCCTTATGTTCTGCTTTCTTAACACTGTTGCCATCGTCTATAATGCCACTGCAGCATTACCATTTGGAACTATTGTTGTTATTGTTCTTATTTGGGCTCTAGTGACCTCTCCTCTACTTGTTTTGGGTGGAATTGCTGGTAAAAACAGTAAAACGGAGTTCCAAGCACCTTGTCGCACAACAAAATATCCAAGAGAGATCCCTGAATTGGCATGGTATCGACAAACTGTTCCACAGATGATAATGGCTGGTTTTCTTCCTTTCAGTGCAATATATATTGAGCTTTACTACATATTTGCGAGTGTGTGGGGACACAGAATATATACTATATATAGCATTCTATTCGTCGTCTTCATCATCCTCATCATCGTGACTGCTTTTATTACCGTTGCACTCACCTACTTTCAACTTGCTGCTGAAGACCATGAGTGGTGGTGGAG ATCTTTCCTATGCGGAGGGTCAACCGGCCTCTTTGTCTACGGGTACTGTTGGTATCACTACTATGCTCGCTCCTACATGTCAGGATTCATGCAGACATCATTCTTCTTTGGATACATGGCTTGCATCTGCTATGGCTTCTTCTTGATGCTCGGCACGGTTAGTTTCCATGCCGCGCTGCTCTTCATTCGTCACATATACCGTTCCATCAAGTGCGAGTAG